One Salvelinus fontinalis isolate EN_2023a chromosome 11, ASM2944872v1, whole genome shotgun sequence DNA window includes the following coding sequences:
- the LOC129865672 gene encoding prostate-associated microseminoprotein-like, whose protein sequence is MKNMVMMDSIVGRNWPLTFLAGTLLWTTCLAAPMQCHFNSKALCVYEGRHYSLGESWMEDGCLQCTCLHPVGVGCCETVHHPVDFPGWCEVRVDTLTCKMTLVQSADPRLPCRPGNGNNLDPSHGSLEHYLQLAE, encoded by the exons ATGAAGAACATGGTGATGATGGACTCCATTGTTGGGAGAAACTGGCCACTGACCTTCCTGGCTGGGACACTGCTCTGGACCACCTGCCTTGCGGCTCCTATGCAGTGCCACTTCAACTCCAAAG CGCTGTGTGTGTACGAGGGGAGACACTACTCTCTGGGGGAGTCCTGGATGGAGGATGGCTGTCTGCAGTGTACCTGTCTGCACCCTGTCGGCGTCGGCTGCTGCGAGAC GGTGCATCACCCGGTGGACTTCCCAGGGTGGTGCGAGGTTCGGGTGGACACTCTGACCTGTAAGATGACCCTCGTTCAGAGCGCTGACCCCCGCCTGCCCTGCAGACCTGGGAATGGAAACAACCTAGACCCCAGCCACGGCTCACTGGAACACTACTTGCAGCTAGCGGAGTAG